GGATTTTTTCCTGTCGTATCAGGAAGTCATGATCCTTTCACGCCTTTTCCTGTTTCGCATGACCCGGGCAGCACGTTGCCGCATGGGTGGAGTGGCGGAAATATGTGTTTTAATTTCCCAGATAATTGACCTGGAGGACGTCGCCGCTGTGCGCAAAGTGCGCACGGCGGCGGCAATGGACGCGAAACGGCGGCATCGAACCGAAACCCCGCGCAACAGGAGACCAGGATGGACCAGACCACAGGCCACCCGCCCTCCGTGCAGCGATCCCCCGGCATCCAGGTGGAATTACGGCCGGAGATGCCCGTAGTGCTGCAAATTCCCCGGGACGGGGCCAAGTATTCCAGCAAGATCGTCGGGGTTGAGCCCTACAAATATATCATCGCCAAAATGCCCCTGGCCCCCGGCATCCGCTCGATGATTTTTCCCGGCCAGGGGCTCACCCTCAAATCCGAATGCGACGGAATCATCTACGGGTTCGATACCGAGATTCTCCATGCGATCCTCAGGCCCGCTGCCCTCTTGCTTTTGGCCTATCCCATGAGCACGGAAAAAATCGAGCTGCGCCGCCACAAACGGCTATCCTGCCTGCTCCCCGTGCGGCTGCAGAATCCCTTTGCCCACACCCTGGCCTTCATGGTGGACATCAGCCTCGGCGGCTGCCGCCTGGTGGTCGACAAAAACGACACCGGCGGGATACTCAACGTCATGGCCGGGGACGAGGTGACCATCCTCTCCCTGCACGAGGTGTTCGGCGATGATGGGTTGCGGGCGATCATCGCCAACACCGCGCAAAAAAACCAAAAAGCCTTTTTCGGTGCGGCCTTTACGGGGAATGATCCCGATCACGGAAGACGGGTTGCAGCCTTCCTCGAACGCATCGCCGCCCTCATCAAGGATCAAAAGGGCGGCTAACCCTGGACGGGACTGGCGCGTTTCGGGCAACATCCGGCGAACCCGCACGAGGTCTTGTGGCCCATGGGCTTGCTCCATATCGAACATATCAAACCCGGCATGATCCTGGCCGCCGATCTGCGCACCCCCCTGGGACGGTTTCTTTTGCCCAAGGGGTCGGCCGTGACCGAGGAATGCCTGCGCTCCTGCAAGATGTGGGGGGTGGCGGCGGCCGAGATCGAGGGCGTCACCCGGCTTCAGGCCGAACGCCAGGCCCTGGCGGCCATCCCCCAGGATACCCTGGCGGAACTGAAAAACCGCACCCGGGACCTGTTTTCCGGATGCGACGCCAGCCATCCGGCCATGCGCGAACTGGCCCGCCTGCATCTGCAACGCCACGCCATGGCCAGCCTGGACGGCCAGCGGCCTGGCGAGCGCCCCTCGCACCGGCCCCCCGCCGTGACACGCCACGGACAGCGGCCCGCCGCGCCGCCCTCCATGGCCGATCTCATTCGCAAAGGGGACCAGCTTTTCTCCCTGCCCGCCATTTTCAACAAGATCATGGAGGTCATCCGCGACCCCAAAAGCTCGGCCGCGTTCATCGCCGAAACCATCGGCAAGGATCCGAACCTCTCGGCCAAACTGCTCAAGCTGGTCAACTCCAGCTATTACAGCTTTCCTGAGCCAGTGGGCAGCCTCAGCCGGGCCGTGATGATCGTGGGCTCCAGCCGTCTGACCAGCATGGCCGTGGGCATCCTGACCATGACCCTCTTCAGGAAAATCCCCAAACGGCTTATGGATGTGGCCTCCTTTTGGC
Above is a genomic segment from Desulfolutivibrio sulfodismutans DSM 3696 containing:
- a CDS encoding flagellar brake domain-containing protein; its protein translation is MDQTTGHPPSVQRSPGIQVELRPEMPVVLQIPRDGAKYSSKIVGVEPYKYIIAKMPLAPGIRSMIFPGQGLTLKSECDGIIYGFDTEILHAILRPAALLLLAYPMSTEKIELRRHKRLSCLLPVRLQNPFAHTLAFMVDISLGGCRLVVDKNDTGGILNVMAGDEVTILSLHEVFGDDGLRAIIANTAQKNQKAFFGAAFTGNDPDHGRRVAAFLERIAALIKDQKGG
- a CDS encoding HDOD domain-containing protein, which encodes MGLLHIEHIKPGMILAADLRTPLGRFLLPKGSAVTEECLRSCKMWGVAAAEIEGVTRLQAERQALAAIPQDTLAELKNRTRDLFSGCDASHPAMRELARLHLQRHAMASLDGQRPGERPSHRPPAVTRHGQRPAAPPSMADLIRKGDQLFSLPAIFNKIMEVIRDPKSSAAFIAETIGKDPNLSAKLLKLVNSSYYSFPEPVGSLSRAVMIVGSSRLTSMAVGILTMTLFRKIPKRLMDVASFWRHGLACGVVARLMAARRRDIEEEPLFVAGLLHDMGRMPYAAQQPGLTAAALFEAQSRGVPSFVVESEIWGFDHAALGGAMLSAWKFPEQLIRAVAHHHQPTAANPGLEASLVHVADIIAHAMDHGGGQGFPVPPLVAEAFTATGISPDDLSSIVIQAQSQLDDITRIFIEEP